From the genome of Desulfovibrio psychrotolerans, one region includes:
- a CDS encoding amino acid ABC transporter permease, which produces MMQQLSVIMDALPFILQGAGVSLAIVCFSMGLGLLMGVPMAVGLVYGPAPVRWLIGLYVWFFRGVPILVLMFLFYFGIFDLLDLDLNAISAVSLVLGLTSAAYQSQIFRGAIQSLPQGQLKAARALGMSDRQGIVSIILPQALRLSIPAWSNEYSIILKDSALAYVVGAMDIFTRTHFVASRTYEHLALFINAGVLYFIITLVGVKLLLALEKKVRIPGYTQ; this is translated from the coding sequence ATCATGCAGCAACTTTCCGTAATCATGGACGCCCTGCCCTTCATTTTGCAGGGGGCAGGCGTTTCTCTGGCCATAGTCTGCTTTTCCATGGGGCTGGGTCTGCTTATGGGCGTGCCCATGGCGGTGGGGCTGGTGTATGGTCCTGCCCCGGTGCGCTGGCTCATCGGCCTGTACGTGTGGTTTTTCCGCGGCGTACCCATTCTGGTGCTGATGTTCCTGTTCTATTTCGGCATCTTTGATCTGCTGGATCTGGACCTGAACGCCATTTCCGCCGTTTCGCTGGTGCTGGGACTCACCAGTGCCGCGTATCAATCGCAGATATTCCGGGGGGCCATCCAGTCGCTGCCGCAGGGACAGCTCAAGGCTGCACGGGCACTGGGCATGAGCGACAGGCAGGGCATTGTTTCCATAATCCTGCCGCAGGCACTGCGGCTTTCCATTCCCGCCTGGTCCAACGAGTATTCCATAATTCTCAAGGATTCTGCGCTTGCCTACGTGGTGGGCGCCATGGATATTTTTACGCGCACGCATTTCGTGGCCTCACGCACGTATGAGCATCTGGCATTGTTCATCAACGCGGGGGTGCTCTACTTCATCATCACCCTTGTGGGCGTGAAGCTGCTGCTCGCCCTTGAGAAGAAAGTCCGTATTCCCGGTTATACCCAGTAA